In Miscanthus floridulus cultivar M001 chromosome 5, ASM1932011v1, whole genome shotgun sequence, one genomic interval encodes:
- the LOC136454280 gene encoding uncharacterized protein, translating to MQCLPSGEEQDEADDAASVADPAKRLVNPADCEADLLAAGGLTCNRNDDIFMDNVDDQVVDQGVAKGKKVSKGKRAQVVVGRGDEDFSTDDEELMVLNSDAENNVTFNFKSFKHEDLVNPVFKVGIIFESAELLRKAITEYSMKHRVDIKMPRNEKKRLRAICEKGCPWNLYASDDRRVHGMMIKTFCGEYNCHKKCVLKRCTSNWLADKYLESFRADKKTTLENFARIVQKEWNLTPARTKLARARRIAMKRVMGDEAEQYKLLWDYAQELRRTNPANHKTTATYNCNKAGEVNNI from the exons ATGCAGTGCCTGCCTTCAGGAGAGGAGCAGGACGAAGCGGACGACGCTGCCAGTGTGGCGGATCCGGCGAAAAGGCTGGTGAATCCGGCGGACTGCGAGGCGGATCTGTTGGCGGCGGGCGGGCTCACCTGCAATAGGA ATGATGATATATTCATGGATAATGTTGATGACCAAGTGGTTGATCAAGGAGTTGCCAAGGGAAAGAAGGTATCCAAGGGAAAGAGAGCTCAAGTTGTGGTGGGCAGAGGTGATGAGGATTTCTCAACTGATGATGAAGAGTTAATGGTTCTAAACTCTGATGCTGAAAACAATGTCACATTCAATTTCAAGTCATTCAAGCATGAAGACTTGGTCAATCCAGTGTTCAAAGTAGGAATTATCTTTGAGTCTGCAGAGTTGCTAAGGAAGGCTATTACAGAATATAGTATGAAGCACAGGGTGGATATTAAGATGCCAAGGAATGAGAAGAAGAGGCTGCGAGCCATATGTGAGAAAGGATGTCCTTGGAATTTGTATGCTTCAGATGATAGGAGGGTTCATGGAATGATGATAAAAACTTTTTGTGGTGAGTACAACTGCCACAAGAAGTGTGTATTAAAGAGGTGCACATCCAATTGGCTTGCTGATAAGTACTTGGAATCTTTCAGAGCTGATAAGAAGACGACACTAGAGAATTTTGCTAGAATAGTGCAAAAAGAGTGGAATCTGACACCAGCTAGGACAAAGCTTGCGAGAGCTAGAAGAATAGCAATGAAAAGGGTAATGGGTGATGAAGCAGAGCAATATAAGCTATTGTGGGACTATGCTC